A genomic window from Carassius auratus strain Wakin chromosome 19, ASM336829v1, whole genome shotgun sequence includes:
- the LOC113119713 gene encoding cathepsin L1-like codes for MIRFVLLLLCVSLVCSEVSRLNDQWMAWKSQHNKTYRNTREERHRRGVWEQNLLHIMKHNEETAVGLHSYTLGLNQLSDMTADEVNQLNGLLEEDFSDLNVTSPPPSHQPPPPRVNWTEHGMVSPVQNQGPCGSCWAFSAVGALEGQMKRKTGSLVPLSPQNLLDCSVSLGNRGCRGGYLSRAFLYIIQNKGIDSNTFYPYEHKQGLCRYSVTGRAGYCTGFRILPRHNEVALQYAIANIGPVSVGINAKLASFHKYRGGIYSDPKCSSGLINHAVLVVGYGSENGQDFWLVKNSWGTAWGENGFIRMARNKNMCGISSFAIYPTI; via the exons atgATCAGGTTTGTTCTGCTTCTGCTGTGTGTGTCTCTGGTCTGTTCTGAGGTCAGTCGTCTGAATGATCAGTGGATGGCCTGGAAATCTCAACACAACAAGACCTACAGGAACaca agAGAGGAGCGTCACAGGAGAGGCGTTTGGGAGCAGAATCTTCTGCATATCATGAAACACAACGAGGAGACGGCTGTCGGTCTGCACTCGTACACACTGGGACTGAACCAGCTCAGCGACATG actgCAGACGAGGTTAATCAGTTGAATGGTTTACTGGAGGAAGATTTTTCGGATCTCAACGTAACATCCCCGCCTCCATCACACCAGCCCCCCCCACCACGAGTCAACTGGACGGAGCACGGCATGGTCAGTCCTGTCCAgaaccag GGCCCGTGTGGCTCGTGCTGGGCGTTCAGTGCCGTCGGTGCTCTGGAGGGTCAGATGAAGAGGAAAACCGGTTCTCTGGTACCGTTGAGTCCACAGAACCTGCTGGACTGCAGTGTGAGTCTGGGGAACCGCGGCTGCAGAGGAGGATATCTGAGCAGAGCTTTTCTCTACATCATCCAGAACAAAGGCATTGACTCCAACACCTTCTACCCGTATGAACACAAG CAAGGTTTGTGTCGATACTCTGTGACGGGAAGAGCTGGATATTGCACGGGTTTCCGTATTCTTCCGCGTCACAATGAGGTGGCACTGCAGTACGCCATTGCTAATATCGGACCTGTGTCTGTCGGTATCAACGCCAAACTTGCTTCCTTCCACAAATACAGAGGCG gaatCTACAGCGATCCGAAGTGCAGCTCTGGACTGATCAATCATGCGGTTCTAGTTGTGGGATATGGCTCAGAAAATGGACAAGACTTCTGGCTGGTGAAAAACAG CTGGGGAACAGCATGGGGTGAAAATGGCTTTATCCGAATGGCACGAAATAAAAACATGTGTGGAATATCCAGCTTCGCCATTTACCCCACCATCTAA